Genomic segment of Labrus mixtus chromosome 1, fLabMix1.1, whole genome shotgun sequence:
AAATTTTATGAACTGAATGTacaataaactttttaaaatacaaaaatctcTGAGACTCGTCATTTCAGAATGACTTTGCTAGCAGTCTTATACCGCATGAAAAAAGTGAATTGAAGAACTCACTCAAGTGCtgaagctttttcttttattcctggTTTAGTTACGACCCTAACAGGTACGTAAAATGTCCTTGATGCCATATGAGTAATGTTTAACAGGGACATTGGGAACTGAAAACTGCTCAAACTATAatataaaagtttattttaaagaaaacaaatatgtaaatgtgtatgtatttttcCTTCACATGATGTGAAATCACAACTATAGACAAACCACAGCAACTGCAGATACATTAGACTTGATTTCTTAATAAAGAaccaacaacaaagaaaattaaGAGCCTTCCTAACCCCCAAATGTTGCTCCAGATGCAATTTCCTGATAAGATTTCATAAGAAAGCTGTCATTTGAATGCATGTTATTGCAAAGCACAGCAACAATTTTTAACAGTCAATTAATTTTTCCTCATTcagccttttttaaatgttcagtttattaATCTGCAGCACTGCCTCTTATTGTAAATGTCTGGACTTTGCCATgacaactttcacatttcaccCAAAATGAAAATCCCATTGCAACTTAGATTTCATCATCAACAAAAGTGGATTTCTTCATAtcctgaagattttttttttttttttttttggcatctgGCATCTGTAGAAAACGTCTATCATTCAGTCATTCGAGGTTATTTGTTGCTGTGGACTATTCATTATTATTgaactgtttcaaaatgtgtctttcaGCGATTGCTTCACTGCTACTAGTCCTGTACAGAAAcgccattaaaaataaatcctcacaCAAGATTAATGAAATGATTTTCATTTTAGATTCATCAGCAGGTTCTTTTTTACACTGGTAATAAAAAGCATTCAAAAGGTACACCATCACAGCTTTCCTTGAACTCAAGTCATTACCTCTtgtttgattgaaaataaatacaaaataataaagaacaGTGTTCAGGCTACAAACTTAGTTTTATTTTGTCCATTAACTTTTCTACTGATTGTTTCAGGGGCTGTAATCATATTTGGATTGATGTTGTTGGTTTCCAAGTTAAATCACCTTTGACACTCACTTATATATCTCTTAGATCAGCGTGTTGCGTCTATAACCATATTAAGAATTGTGCATCGAAAACTCATGTTAAGTGTATTAAATGCTATGTTGCTCATCCCACTGCCAACTATCATTACAATTGTGACTTTTACTTATCAAAAATCAAAACCCTAATTAGACATTAAAAAGTATTACTCTGAGTGTATCACTCTGTTTTGGAAATAATATGCTTTTAAAACTGCTTCTATGAGctaattttgtaaaaaaaattcaacttgAAGAAAACTTGTAAACATAGCAGGGAATAATGAAACAAACTACATCAGTGCCAGGAGTGTGTTTATGTTAGCAGTACTgcagggatgttttttttaaaacttggtGAAGGTTGCCATCTATCGGCACTTGACTGCTATTGTTCTTGTTGTCACATGACTCACTTCTTCCTTCGaccaggataaaaaaaaaaggatttgtcaGTGTCGTCACAACTACCGGCTTCTCTCACGTCAGTAAACCTTCAAGTTATACGTCATCTAACGATTTAGATACATCACACTGATGGATATTCATGCAAATACACCGAAATAGATCtaataacaaaataagaaacaagCCAACTAggcttcacttcctgttgatgACGACGCTGCTGTCTTATCCTATGCTGTAAGCGTCGTGACGTACAACCGGCAGCGCGGGAAAGTGTGGACgtaagagagaaaacaacagtggaaacaaaataattttaaaacacagaaggcTAATGGATCCCTCGGAGGTTGAATTTCTCGCCGAGAAAGAGACGGTGAAGATTATACCGAACTTCAGCCTAGATAAGATTTATTTAATCGGTGTAAGTGACAAGATTTATATTGCAATGACGATACTTTTTGTACGTGTAAACTGCTTAATATTGAATATCCTGATCACTCTCGAAACACAAGTTATGTTTGTCCAAAAGTAAGCGTTAGCCAATAGTCACAGTCTATTGATGAATACATTGAAATGTCATGTTTTCTACCTCCTTTACAGTCAGTTGCCTTGGTACTCTGTGGTGCTGCAGTGTGTGACCTGTgatgtgtttcttcccctcagGGTGACCTGGGTCCCTTCAACCCTGGACTGCCAGTGGAAGTCCCCGTGTGGCTCGCTTTAAACCTGAAGCAAAGacagaaatgtagaattgtTCCCCCAGAGTGGATGGATGTTGGTGAGATATTACAAAACATCACATGAAGAGAatcttttaacacatttaaccAACCAAATAAAACACGTTTTCtatattttctttgtgtgaGCACTTCTGATAACTGGTCTGTGATTAAGCAGTTCTAAAAGTTTAAAACCTACTTCACACCCCTGTTAGCAAATTCAAGTTCTTGTTTTAGTTAATATCACATAGATTGGAGTCAGTCATGTTTTGTTTACTATTTTGTACTGCCCTTATTTGTACTCAAGCAGCAGGGCTGTTTGTAtgatttcatgttcattttaatgCAGAAACAGGTTAGTCATTGCCTTTTGGTATGTTATAACAGAATACAATAAGCTTTGTTTGCACAGAAGTATCTGTTTGATCAGTTTGATATAGAGATGTGCCAGcatcttcaaatgttttaaacatgccTACGGTTGATTCTGTGCAGAGAAGCTGGAGGAGATGCGAGATCttgagaggagagaagataCTTTTACGCCTGCCCCCAGTCCATACTACATGGAGCTGACTAAACTACTGCTCAACTAGTAGGTCATATGGTGTTTCTTTTAAACCAAAAGCTCTCTTACAGTCTGTTCTCTATCTGacatgatggtgtgtgtgtgtgtctctgtagtgCATCTGATAACATCCCTAAAGCAGATGAGATCCGCACACTGGTCAAAGACATCTGGGACACTCGTATCGCCAAACTCCGCCTCTCTGCCGACAGTTTCATCAGTCAGATGGAAGCTCATGCCAAGGTGAGACTAATGAGTATTATGTATGAGTTTCCCAAAACTGTTAATGGGATATTGCAGACTGAAACAATTACAGGTAGTCCAGCATTATTCAGAAAGTTAACTAATAATACATTAATTTAATGAatcctgcatttttttttttaaatatgtgccaaaaaaaatgaacagttgTTTCTCCCTAAATATGGATATTTGCTCAGCtctgaaagtaaaaaatttaaatgatgTAATATGAAGATGTTTTCTTGTCAAGGGGCTATGGTGCACTCATTTTATTATCTCATAGACTATTTATGCCATTATTTAGTGTTATCTTAATCTCCAGATTAACCAACAATCCAGATATAGATAGTTGCAACAGTTTAATATTGGCAACAAAGCTGTATCCTTAACATTAACCACTGCTGGTTGTATTGAAATTGAACGTGAACCTTAAATCAACAGGACTCATAACCAAGTTCACACCTTCTTCCAGCATATTGAGTTGTCATTAACACTTTGTCCTGTGGCCCCATCACTGTGTTACTGAGCTTTGTGTTAAGAATGAAACttgatgtttttcctttttaaaactgAGCTCGACTCCTTCTCTCTGTAGCTGGACAACctcactctgatggagatcAACACCATAAGATCGTTCCTCCTCGATTCGCTGAACTGCATGTTCAAACTACGGTCCAATCTGCAGCCTGGTTCAAGTAAAGCACAGTTCACAGACTATTGATACAAGAGATCAACAGGTGTGGATTTATCCTAGACTGAGGTGTGTTCTTACTCGTCAGACAAGACTTTTTACATCCAGAAGATTTTTTTCTCGTGTGTGATTTAAGCAAGCTTAAGTTTTACTCTGCCTTTTTAAGAAGTTTGCATTTTTTCTGTGTGCATATGAAAAACATCTAGGGTTTATATTTGTCTAGTCTTCtaaatgtgtgaatatgtaaaGCTGACAGGTTTTGTAAtaagtgaaataataaaatgtatttgtgtgagAGAGGTTTGTCTGTTACACTTTTTGATTACGTCAGCATATTCAAATCTTTTGCCAGTGTGATGCGTGGTTACAGTAGACTTATTACACTGTTTGTTTTAGAGCTGAAGCGGTTCATCAGCTGTGTGATTAGCAGACTGACAACAAATGAACAGCGATGTGAGTCAGTTTGAGGTAGAATAGCTTCTGAATATAAAATGTCCACTTTAGCATTGGGGAATCACTTAAAATCATACAGGCAAAATTATTTAATTCAGTTTCAAAGTAATGCTGCTGTAGTCATACAAACAGAAGAAGTGGCACTTTCTGTACTCTTTTCTTCCTGAAGTTATGTTCTGTACCACTGTCTACAAATTTCAGCCCTCGGGGAACATTTGCTCTGCATTTCACTCTCTGAACATCAAGACTTTATGCTAAGCTCCATGTTCTGCTGTGGACGAATGcccacacacaaatataatCCAACCAAATGACAGGTTCATATAATGAAAGTTGCACTATATAGAATCGGTAGTCTATGCTTTATtgtctgaactaaatacacaaactttattcaaaggaaaaatgggtccctggatcactgtttggagctaaaaagctaccaggagagctACGCTTTCATTGTTGCAGCCCCCCACTATAACTTCTCGTTTAGCATTAATCtttaaacagtgttacagggaccaaatttccctctgaggacagtttgtgtatagagttatgaacatatataATGTCCACATTTCtccaccaaaactccatagtgcacctttaaagcttTGATCATATTGAGGACTCAATGTCAGGAGGGATCATTTTTGTTGCTGTACTTGATAGATTTAAGATTTCAGTGGAGCAGAACCCATAAAAAGACAATAGTGgatactttacatttttgaaatattttatttcttttttgtctgaAATCACAGCCATATATTCATAAATACCTAATTACTACATTCAACAAAGAATATATTACATTACAATGAATTCAaacaagtacattttaaaaacaggatttcACAGCATCTAGACATCCTCCACTGAGTAATGGGGCTATTGCATGGGCGTGCGTGGGCTGGAGAGACACAGGGAGGCGGAGTTAAGGGGCTTGCTGTATTGGACCTCCCACCTCTGGTTGTTGGCAGCTTACCTCAGCATGCGGACCCCCTCATTAACTGACAGGCTGCACTAATTCTGCTCTGTAAGAATGACAGACTACGCTCTGGATACACCTGATCCTCTGAACTGGTTTGGGCCTAGTGAATTGAATCTGGGAGATGCCTTCGGATAAAGGAGCTCTGTGTGGGTTCTGGACATGCACATGTTCAAAAGGTGTGAGACATACATTAGACACTTGAAAATGCTAAGTCCCTGATCACTGATGCTAAGTGTAGACTATCCCAACATGTAGACTACAGTCATTCCCAAATCTCTGAGGCACTTGTAATCACTGAACTGTATGTAGGGCTGGttgtgcttcagtttttttccatAAAGAAACTTTATGCACATTTTCAATTCAAGTCAATTAGCTTTAATTTAACTTCTTTGAAATCTCCCACATGTTCACACGAACCATTCCACCAAACCCTGTGCAATCAGGGTAAAACCCTTTCATTTAACCATGCTATACATCTTTTAGAGCGCTTTTGGGGAAGTCTCCAAATGCAAATACCACCTTGAAGCTGAGGCAACATGAGCTACAGGGTAGACTATCAGTGTAAAAATGGTGTCTTACAGatctgaagaggaggatgaagggcAGGCAGAGATTGTA
This window contains:
- the gins2 gene encoding DNA replication complex GINS protein PSF2 — encoded protein: MDPSEVEFLAEKETVKIIPNFSLDKIYLIGGDLGPFNPGLPVEVPVWLALNLKQRQKCRIVPPEWMDVEKLEEMRDLERREDTFTPAPSPYYMELTKLLLNYASDNIPKADEIRTLVKDIWDTRIAKLRLSADSFISQMEAHAKLDNLTLMEINTIRSFLLDSLNCMFKLRSNLQPGSSKAQFTDY